The window TGGGCATAGATGACAGATGACATAGCCATAAGACAGGCGCCAAGCATAATGGGTTTAAACGCGTCCATTGGTGACCTCTCCGGTTGTAGCGATCTTCCATGGCTGGACCGCATTATTATGATAAAAGGACATGGTGCCACGAGCTTTAATCAGTTGATCCAGCGTTGGCTGTACATAACCGGTTTCATCAACAGCGCGGCTCATAATGACCTGTTCTTCGCCATTCCAGTCAAACAAGAAGCGGAATGCCGTCAGGGCTTTGCTAATAACGGGTTCCTGCAATGTGGCTGGTTGCCAGGTATTGCCACCGTCCGTTGAAATATCAACAGCCGTGATTTTTCCATGCCCGCTCCAGGCAATACCGCGGATTTCGTGCGTACCCTTACGCGTGAGCTTATGCGTGCCCGATGGCTGAGTAATCAGGGACTTGCACTCCATCACAAATGAAAATTTGCGCGCACGTCCATCGGCCATCAGGTCTGTATATTTACCGGTCTCCTCTCTGGTATAACCCGGCTGATCGGTCACATGCAGCCGGCGCAACCATTTGATGCTCATATTGCCTTCAAACCCGGGAACAAACAGCCGGATCGGGTACCCCTGTTCTGGTCGTAACCGTTCGCCATTCTGGCTATACACCACCAGGACATCGTCAAGACACTTTTCAATTGGAATACTGCGCGTCATGGCCGCACCATCCGCCCCCTCGGCGACAATCCATTTCGCTTCTTTTTTCAAGCCCGCATGTTCCAGCAGGGTTTTCAGGGGTACCCCTGTCCATTGCGCGCAACTGACCAGGCCCGCGACCTCGGCCGCCGTTTTCCCATAAGGTGGCAAAAAGGATGGATTGCCGGAACACTCCAGAAAATAAATGGGAGACACACAGGGGAACTGCCTGATCTCATCCACCGTGAACACCAGGGGTCGCTCTACCAGTCCGTGCAACATCAAACGATGTTCAGCAGGATCGATTTGCGGCACGCCAGCATGATGTCTCTCATAAAACAGACCGTTAGGTGTAATCGCGCCATCGAGTTCCTGCAGAGGCGAGGTGCTATAGGCAGACATCGGCTCTTTAAGGCCGGGGTACATGTTTCTGATCGCCTTTTTCTCAAAGGCAGATGGCTTGCCATAAGGGCTTGCCGTTGGGTTACCCAGGGAACGGGTCCACTTGGGAATATTGGGTGGCAGGTTCGCCACAGCATCGGTTGCGACCTCTTTCGCAACATCTGCCGCCAGCGCTTCACGTGCCATGCCAGCCGTAGCCACTGCCGTCACAACTGCACTACTGTGCAGAAGAAAATGGCGTCGACCAGCCCGTGTTTCCGAGGCCAGAGGCGTGGCCGGCGACACAGCCGGGTCGGCCGGCTCGGCAGCGGCCAATGTTGATGCATTGTTTTCGTTCATACTGTCTCCCCGCTTAGGCATTATCAAACCGACCGATCGGTCGGTTTGTGTATAATAACCAGATGGCCAACGCTTGGCAAGCTCATCTTGCTGCTAAAATCGGATCATTGACAACATCTGACGCGCCATCATGGCCACACCCCAAGCCATCGCCACGGATTCATCCGGGCAAACCCTGCAACAGCGCATCCTGAAAACGGCAGCGCAACTTTTCGCCACCCACGGTTTCCATGCGGTTGGCATGCAGGCATTGTGCGACGCGCTGCAAATCAGTCGCGGCGCCTTCTATCATCATTTCCGTAGCAAAGACGACGTTCTGGACGATATCTGCACTCGCTATATGACAGAGTTGGTGCACAAGGGTCTGCAAACTTTAAGGGATGAGAGCGATCCGGAGCGCTGTCTGCAACGGCTTGGGCAGGATCTGCTGGAGGTGATTGCAACAAACCTTCCTGAGCTGACCGTATGCTTTCGCGAAATTCAGAGCCTGGGCATTGAGCGTCGTCAGAAAGTCATCGCCCTGCACCGTAAGTACGAATCGCTCTGGAAAGAAACGGTCGAGCGCGGTGCGCAGACCGGGGTGCTGCTACCCTATTCACGCACGCGCATGAAAGCGGTACTGGGCATGTATTATTACAGCTATCTGTGGCTCAATCCCGCCCGCGCCGACGAGTTGGCAGGGGCTATTGAATCCTTCAATGACATCACCTTAAAAGGCCTGCGAAAATAAATCATCTGCATGCCGCTGGCGAAATACACCAACCCGCCATCTACCCAAAGACTATTTGTTAGCCATCGCACAACCCCCGTCACCTGTACGACACCGCTTTTTACTATACTGAACGTATTGCATTTCGTTCCTACCCGGCAGGCATCCGCCAGCCGGTTCATTTATCAATGACAGGAGTTTTAGCATGACGAAGATATTGGTACTTTACTACTCCATGTATGGTCATATCGAGACCATG of the Advenella mimigardefordensis DPN7 genome contains:
- the soxC gene encoding sulfite dehydrogenase — protein: MNENNASTLAAAEPADPAVSPATPLASETRAGRRHFLLHSSAVVTAVATAGMAREALAADVAKEVATDAVANLPPNIPKWTRSLGNPTASPYGKPSAFEKKAIRNMYPGLKEPMSAYSTSPLQELDGAITPNGLFYERHHAGVPQIDPAEHRLMLHGLVERPLVFTVDEIRQFPCVSPIYFLECSGNPSFLPPYGKTAAEVAGLVSCAQWTGVPLKTLLEHAGLKKEAKWIVAEGADGAAMTRSIPIEKCLDDVLVVYSQNGERLRPEQGYPIRLFVPGFEGNMSIKWLRRLHVTDQPGYTREETGKYTDLMADGRARKFSFVMECKSLITQPSGTHKLTRKGTHEIRGIAWSGHGKITAVDISTDGGNTWQPATLQEPVISKALTAFRFLFDWNGEEQVIMSRAVDETGYVQPTLDQLIKARGTMSFYHNNAVQPWKIATTGEVTNGRV
- a CDS encoding TetR/AcrR family transcriptional regulator produces the protein MATPQAIATDSSGQTLQQRILKTAAQLFATHGFHAVGMQALCDALQISRGAFYHHFRSKDDVLDDICTRYMTELVHKGLQTLRDESDPERCLQRLGQDLLEVIATNLPELTVCFREIQSLGIERRQKVIALHRKYESLWKETVERGAQTGVLLPYSRTRMKAVLGMYYYSYLWLNPARADELAGAIESFNDITLKGLRK